The DNA region CCTAATTGAACACCTGTATCATGAGCTTGTTTGAGATATTTGGCAAGAGTTAGCAAAGAGTCTTGATCTAGTCCATATCCTCCAGTACCACCCAACATTTCACCACTTGCTTTAATGAGAATTCGTTTTAACATATGTTCCTCGAATATTATTCATACTAATTTATAGTGAGCTTAGTATAATATATTTCATGAATTTAGTCAACGCTATATATAAAACACTGTTGTTAAAAATAAATAATATTATATATGCATATACTTTATTGACAATATTATAGATACAAGATATAATAAACAAAAAGAAGAGGAATTGATGAAAATAATTGTGTTATTTTGTTTAATGATTTTACCAATGAGTTCTTATAGTCAATTTGTGATAGATAAAGACATCTCTGTTGAATCTAAAATACTTATTGAACAGGCTCAGAATAAGAAGAGTTCTTCTAAAAAAACAGAGCGAGTTTCTGAAGGTTTTAATTTTGCTATTACTTCTAGTTTTACCAGTGGATTTGTTTTTAGACCTTTATTTTATTATGAAGAGAATGTTGAAACAGGTATTTTTAACACAACTGCATTTGAATTCTATATGCCAGCATTAGCATCTACACCAAATACTCGATTTTTGCTTTCTATGCGTTTTTCTATGCCTATTCCTGAAACAATTACTGGCGATTCTATATTTACTTGTCGTTTGGGTTATGGAATAGGTTTTTCTAGTATCTTTTTTGATCAAAGAAATAAAAAAGGTCAAGGTTGGACTGGTGCTGTCAATTTATTATTTGGTCAAGATTTTGATATATTATCGATTGAATATATAAAGAATGTTGTTATAATAAATCGTATTGATCTTGGGATGCGTTGGAATTATTTTGTCAATCGAAATTTCGCTTTTGTCTTTGGTTTAGATATAGGTGGTGGATTTTACTTTGATAGGTATAATCGACAAATTACTAATTATGGATATCTTTTAGATGATTATTATTTTGATATCCCTATTCTAGCAGGTATTGTTAATATTGGTTTAACTGTAGGATTTATGTTTTAGTAAATAACAAAAACTCAAATTTCTATTGGATATCTATATTTAGAATACAGTTTTTATAACAAAATACCTGTATATATTCAATAAATATAATACAACAATATCAAAAAGCCTACTCTTAAGAGTAGGCTTTTATTGATTTTCTGTTAAGTAACGAATAATAGCAACTGCTGCTGTTGCTGCTTGGGGGGCTCTTAAAATACGAGTCCCTAGGCTATAACTTTGACATTTCCAAAATAATAACTGATCTATTTCTTTTTGAGAAAATCCACCTTCAGGACCAATAAAAAAAGCATGATCCTTATTATAATTAATATTATTCAAATTTTGTGAAGGAGCACACTCTTCTTCCCAAAATATTATCTTTTGAGAAATATTAGCTAAACTATGTGCTATATCTTTAAAAGAAATAGATTCCATTACTTGACAAGGATATAATCCGCCTACTTTTTTAATTGCTTCATTAGCAATTTTTTGTCTACGCTCTTGTTTTTTGGTAAGTTGTTTGAGATCATATTTGGGAATAGATCGCTCAGCAAAGAAAGGAATTATTTTTTGAATACCGTGTTCTGCAAGTAAAGATATTGTATTATCCATAGCATCATTTTTCAATTCTCCAATAAAAGCAACAGAATGCAATGCTTTTTCTACACCAAATTTACTAGACAGCACTTTTAATTGAATATTTTCTTTATCAATATGAATAATAGATAACTCAAATATTTGTCCTGATCCGTTAGAAGCTTCTAAGATATCTCCTGTATTTACTCTAAGTACTCGTGACAAATGTGATACCTGATCTTCAGGAACAAAAAAAGTTTCATTGATAGAAGGGATTTGAGAAAAATAAAAACGACGCATCTTATAATCCTTAAGATTGAAATTGTTGAATATGACCTCTTACTGAGGCTTGTAGAAAATTAGATAGAATAAGCTGAGCAGCATAACGATCTAAATTTTGTTTGAGTTTTTTCCCACGCTTTCCTGTATTGATAAGAAAATCGCGGGATTCTTTGGAACTGAGAGATTCATCCTGAAGATAAATTGGTAATTGAAAAAGTCTTTCTAATTTTCGGATAAAACCTAAGATATGAGGTGCAATGGTACTTTCTCCATCATGAAGAGGTATACCAACTACAAAACCACCAATATTGTATGTTTGGATAGATTTATTCAAATAGTCCCAAAAATCGAGATTATTAAGGTGAACTTCATGAGGAGAAGAGATAATACGAAGTTCATCTGTAAGAGCCATCCCAATACGCTTCGTGCCATAATCTATTCCCAAGAGCCTACTCATATGAATCTTGGATATCATTGACAATATAATTAGCAACATTTTTGATAGAATCAATACTACCTAAAGTTTCATTTAATTTTTCTTTTGCATCGGACATAAGATAATTTTTCATTTCAGGAGCCATATCTAGATAAAAAATTGCTTCATGATACAATCTATCAGATGTTACTTCAAATTGTAGTATCTCAGGAAAAACTCGAGCATTCAAAAAAACATTTGGGAGACCTACTAATGTTTCATCATTTAAATTTTCAGTTTTTTTGATAGTTTTAAAGGTAAAATCACTTACTTTATAAGTAATTATAGGATACATTCCCATCATTACGGCTTCTAAAGTAATAGTACCTGCACTAACAAAACCGAGAGCACAGTGTGACATAATTTGAAGGCTAGAATCGTCAACAAGATGTACGCAATAGGAAATACCAGATTTTTCTATCTCTTGATTTATTTTTTTTGCTAAATCTTTGTGTGCCAAAGTTATGAGAAAGTCTACATTTCTTTCAACATTTAATCGTAAAGCTGTTTTTAAGAATATAGGAAGTAATTGTTTAATTTCTTGATTACGAGATCCAGGCATTAAAGCTATATATTGTTTGTTAGGATTAAGATTGTTTTTGATAAAAAAATCAGGGTGAGAAATAAAAGTTTTTAATTTTTTGGATAAAGGATTTCCAAAGAAGAAAGAGTTTTTATTATATTTTTTATAAATAGGTAAATCTGGTTGCATATAGCAAAATAATGCATCACACAATTTGGCTATCATGGAGGCGTTTTTAGCTCCCCACATAGAAACCCGAGGAGGAATAAAAAAGTATATTTTGATAGAATTACCAAAAGCTCTGCGTATTTTTTTTGCTGCTAATATACTAAAAACTTCATGATCAACAAGAATCACATGTTTACAATTATTTTTTTTTATATTTGGTACGATACTGTTTAGTATTCTAGAATGTTTGAACAAAAAACGGATAGCTTCGACAAGACCAATGGCTGATAATAAAGAATTATCAGTAGAAACATTGATCAGTCCTTGCTTTTGCATGTGAATACCACCACAACCAACAAATTGACAATGTATCTGATCTTTTATTTGAGTCATGAGTTCTGCAGCAAATATATCACCAGAAACTTCACCAGCAATAATAAAAATAGGAGTAGAATGAGATAGTTTGTTATTTAACATAGGTCCTTCTTTTTTTGTATACAAATTGGTATTATATATTTTGTAATAATAATTTGTTAAATTCACTTTTAGAATTTTCTATACTTGTTTGTTTGGGAATAGTATCATCAAAAATAGTTTTACGATTGCGTATATTAGGCCTAGTAATAACCCCAATGTTATACTCAGCAGTACTATAAATAGAATTTATTTGGTCAGAAACATCTTGAGCATTGTAAAAATTTAATAATGCTTGAGAATCAAAGTAGTCTGCTTGATTACGATTAACAGAAGCATAATTAGCATTAATAACGCCAATATTGTTGTAGGTTTTTGCTAATTGAGTATAGACTTCTTTATGTCTTTTATTATTAAGCTCAGGTTGTGGAATATTATCTTTGAGTAATTTAAATGTATTAGCAGCTTTCGTTAATTCTATTTGTGCTAATTGAGGATTACGAGTTTTGTACAGTGCAGAGCCTAAAGCATAAGCAAGAACAGGATTATTAGGAGTTTCTTTATAAATATCACTCCAAGAGTCAATAGCTTCTTTTGGATTGTCATTTTGGTATTCCAACCATCCATAATTGTAACTTAATAAAGTGTTTTTGGTAGAAGACGGCATCATTGCTTTAGCAATTCTATAATGATATATAGCGGTGCTATGAGCTTTTTTCATATCTCCAAATTCGTTATCCCACATATAATACATATGTCCTAAATTTATGTGAGCTTTGAAATCTTCAGGATTTATATTTAATGCTTTGTCAAACATTTTCTTTGCTTGAACAAGTTTATCACTATTATGACTTGGAGAATAAAGATATAATTCTCCTAAAAGATTGTAACTTTCTCCATGAATAGAATTAAAAACTATAGAATTAGTTAGTAATTCCCCAGCACCTTTAATATCATAAGATAACATTTTGTAGCGAGCAAATTCAAAATAACTAGTACTAACTATATTGGAAATTTCTGTAGGATTAATATTATAATATTGATTCATAATTTTCTGAAGGCTAGGCACTTTGTTGTAGTATTGGTCAAGCATAGGAGATATTTGTCTAAGTATCTGTTCGGATTTTGTTAAATCTCTTTGGTCAGTGTAGTATTTTGCCAATTGATTCATAATATATAAATTAATATGTTTTGGATTTAATTTTGTAATTAATTGAGAAATTAAATCTATCTGTTCTTTGTTTCCAATTCTTATATATATATCTATCATTCTATAATAAGGTGCTGGATCTTTAGAATTGTTAAGAATATACTGTTGATAGACATCAGCTGCTTCATATAATAATTCAGTTTGTTTGTTCTTGTTGTCTATAAAATAATCAGAATAATTAATAAATAAAGATCCTAGAACATCCCAAACTTCAAATTTATTAGGATGAAACGGAGCAAGTTTTTTCATAATAGTAATAGCATTTGTAAAATATTTAGGCCCTAAATTAGTATAAAAACTGCTAGCATTAGTAGCAATAGTAATATTTTGAGGTTCTATAGCTATAGCTGCCAAATGTTTTCTTTCAGCTTCTGCTATTAAGCCTTTAGTATTATAAACATCACCATATTTCATAAACCATTCAGCAATAGGTTTGCCAGCAATTGCATTAGCTTGTTGAAAGAGAGCTTCTCCTTCAACAAAATTATCTTTTTGTACCTCAGCCAATCCTTTATTAAATATAGAATTTACACGCATCGGTTGTGCCAATCCAAACCAAGTAATAATACCTGTTAATAAGAGAATTAATCCGTATAAAGTATATTTTTTTATATTGTAGATAAATTCTGTTTTTAAACGATACATGGTATCTTGATAATCTGCTACATCATTAGCTTGAAAAGAAGCTTTAAGGGTCTGTTTTTCAGATAATTGA from Spirochaetota bacterium includes:
- a CDS encoding 16S rRNA (uracil(1498)-N(3))-methyltransferase encodes the protein MRRFYFSQIPSINETFFVPEDQVSHLSRVLRVNTGDILEASNGSGQIFELSIIHIDKENIQLKVLSSKFGVEKALHSVAFIGELKNDAMDNTISLLAEHGIQKIIPFFAERSIPKYDLKQLTKKQERRQKIANEAIKKVGGLYPCQVMESISFKDIAHSLANISQKIIFWEEECAPSQNLNNINYNKDHAFFIGPEGGFSQKEIDQLLFWKCQSYSLGTRILRAPQAATAAVAIIRYLTENQ
- the ruvX gene encoding Holliday junction resolvase RuvX, with protein sequence MSRLLGIDYGTKRIGMALTDELRIISSPHEVHLNNLDFWDYLNKSIQTYNIGGFVVGIPLHDGESTIAPHILGFIRKLERLFQLPIYLQDESLSSKESRDFLINTGKRGKKLKQNLDRYAAQLILSNFLQASVRGHIQQFQS